In Halorientalis sp. LT38, a genomic segment contains:
- a CDS encoding Sec-independent protein translocase subunit TatA/TatB: MDTFHLFVGVPGGPELLVILGIAVLLFGANKLPALARSSGQALGEFKKGRQEIETELREAAEGESNAADPEDAVTETA; this comes from the coding sequence ATGGACACGTTCCACCTGTTCGTCGGGGTCCCCGGGGGACCAGAACTGCTCGTCATCCTCGGCATCGCCGTGTTGCTGTTCGGTGCCAACAAGCTCCCCGCGCTCGCGCGGTCGTCGGGGCAGGCGCTCGGCGAGTTCAAGAAAGGGCGCCAGGAGATCGAGACGGAACTCCGGGAGGCCGCCGAGGGTGAGTCGAACGCGGCCGACCCAGAGGACGCGGTGACCGAGACGGCCTGA
- a CDS encoding vWA domain-containing protein, whose amino-acid sequence MTDDKQLYDLSRRKVLAGLGGIGLASAGAGLGTSAFFSDTEAFENNQLVAGELDLLVDWQQHYRMNGETTFVNAHPDHDGDGEQSIPADNDAGQLKYSDFLDEDDPEGNGRNLPMLGCENIPPLSEASFGTDPTTGTEQESLVQLGDVKPGDSGEITFSLHLCDNPGYVWMQADNVTESEGVDTDPELAVDESDGGDLADAIEATLWYDADCDNVHDAAEPADVMLTLDFSGSMLYRQFGGVVGEDEITVDGTTYGETTKIDLVELAVREFVGYLDDQNADVQVGVAYFDGEGSDDSVPRTGVLQPLTSNLSTVDAALTGLRQKLANVVSGGAGSTPFDGDGDPDPAAGSGIATGTYIGEGVDDAQGELATNGRSGARAANVVLSDGESFNGQGSTQFSSPQGAAADARAASPGPATDLYTVSVGSANDAVLQSMAGAAGSAGGDSQYFFDVDDPTTIQTVFGVLASQFVAEKVVMQDTLANVLAELSADDGIPLDGNVLTLYDELNDPDTDDDRDAFEGNGLMYCVALSWELPFEVGNEVQGDTVSFDLGFYTEQERNNDGSGPVSA is encoded by the coding sequence ATGACAGACGACAAGCAACTGTACGACCTCAGCCGACGGAAAGTGCTGGCCGGCCTCGGTGGCATCGGCCTCGCGTCCGCCGGCGCAGGACTGGGCACCTCGGCGTTCTTCAGCGACACGGAAGCGTTCGAGAACAACCAGCTGGTGGCCGGCGAACTCGACCTGCTGGTGGACTGGCAACAGCACTACCGGATGAACGGCGAGACGACGTTCGTCAACGCACACCCCGACCACGACGGGGACGGCGAGCAGTCGATCCCGGCCGACAACGACGCGGGCCAGCTGAAATACAGCGACTTCCTCGACGAGGACGACCCCGAGGGCAACGGGCGGAACCTCCCGATGCTGGGGTGTGAGAACATTCCGCCGCTCTCGGAGGCGTCGTTCGGGACCGACCCGACGACCGGAACCGAACAGGAGTCGCTCGTCCAGCTGGGCGACGTGAAACCCGGCGACAGCGGCGAGATCACGTTCAGTCTCCACCTCTGTGACAACCCGGGGTACGTCTGGATGCAGGCCGACAACGTCACCGAGAGCGAGGGCGTGGACACCGATCCGGAACTCGCGGTAGACGAGTCCGACGGCGGCGACCTGGCCGACGCCATCGAGGCGACGCTGTGGTACGACGCCGACTGCGACAACGTCCACGACGCGGCCGAACCAGCCGACGTCATGCTGACGCTCGACTTCTCGGGGTCGATGCTGTACCGGCAGTTCGGCGGCGTCGTCGGCGAGGACGAGATCACCGTCGACGGAACCACCTACGGCGAGACGACGAAGATCGATCTGGTGGAACTCGCGGTCCGGGAGTTCGTCGGATACCTCGACGACCAGAACGCCGACGTTCAGGTGGGCGTGGCCTACTTCGACGGCGAGGGGAGCGACGATTCCGTGCCGCGCACGGGCGTGCTCCAGCCGCTCACGTCGAACCTCTCGACGGTCGATGCGGCGCTGACCGGCCTCCGGCAGAAACTCGCGAACGTCGTGAGCGGCGGCGCGGGCTCGACGCCCTTCGACGGGGACGGCGACCCGGACCCCGCGGCGGGCAGCGGGATCGCCACCGGGACCTACATCGGCGAGGGCGTCGACGACGCCCAGGGCGAACTGGCGACCAACGGGCGCTCGGGCGCCCGGGCGGCCAACGTCGTCCTCTCGGACGGCGAGTCGTTCAACGGGCAGGGCTCGACGCAGTTCAGTTCGCCCCAGGGCGCGGCCGCAGACGCGCGCGCCGCCTCGCCGGGGCCGGCGACCGACCTGTACACGGTCTCGGTCGGGAGTGCGAACGACGCCGTGCTCCAGTCGATGGCCGGCGCGGCCGGCAGCGCCGGCGGCGACTCGCAGTACTTCTTCGACGTGGACGACCCGACCACCATCCAGACGGTGTTCGGGGTGCTGGCGAGCCAGTTCGTCGCCGAGAAGGTCGTCATGCAGGACACGCTGGCGAACGTCCTCGCGGAACTGTCCGCCGACGACGGCATCCCGCTCGACGGGAACGTCCTGACGCTGTACGACGAACTGAACGACCCGGACACCGACGACGACCGCGATGCCTTCGAAGGCAACGGTCTGATGTACTGCGTCGCGCTCTCGTGGGAACTGCCGTTCGAGGTCGGCAACGAGGTGCAGGGCGACACGGTGTCGTTCGACCTGGGCTTCTACACCGAACAGGAGCGCAACAACGACGGCAGCGGACCGGTGAGCGCCTGA
- a CDS encoding energy-coupling factor ABC transporter ATP-binding protein: MIETRDLVARRGGTTVLNGVDLTIGDGEFVLLVGPNGAGKTTLVRQFNGLEEPEAGEVLVDGRPVTDDLVAARTAVGMVFQDPRDQFVAATVRADVAFGPENLGCSHDELDRRVDDALETVGLDGRGDERLDRLSGGEQARAAIAGALAMEPSHLVLDEPLASLDLPARRAVCDRLTALHETGTGIVLVTHDLRDVADLADRIVVLADGRVALDGAPEDVRDRLESFDVRPC, translated from the coding sequence ATGATCGAGACCCGCGACCTGGTCGCACGGCGGGGCGGGACCACAGTACTGAACGGCGTGGACCTCACCATCGGGGACGGCGAGTTCGTCCTCCTGGTCGGCCCGAACGGCGCCGGCAAGACGACGCTGGTCCGGCAGTTCAACGGCCTCGAGGAACCCGAGGCCGGCGAGGTCCTGGTCGACGGCCGACCGGTCACCGACGACCTCGTGGCGGCCCGGACCGCCGTCGGGATGGTGTTCCAGGACCCCCGCGACCAGTTCGTGGCCGCGACCGTCCGCGCGGACGTCGCCTTCGGGCCCGAGAACCTCGGGTGCTCCCACGACGAGCTCGACCGCCGGGTCGACGACGCACTGGAGACGGTGGGGCTGGACGGTCGGGGGGACGAGCGCCTCGACCGGCTCTCGGGGGGCGAACAGGCCCGGGCGGCCATCGCCGGCGCGCTCGCGATGGAGCCGTCCCATCTCGTCCTCGACGAACCGCTCGCCAGTCTCGATCTGCCCGCGCGCCGGGCGGTGTGTGACCGCCTCACCGCGCTCCACGAGACCGGGACGGGGATCGTCCTCGTCACCCACGACCTCCGGGACGTCGCCGACCTGGCCGACCGGATCGTCGTCCTCGCCGATGGACGGGTCGCGCTCGACGGCGCGCCCGAGGACGTTCGGGATCGGCTGGAATCGTTCGACGTGCGGCCATGCTGA
- a CDS encoding TIGR03571 family LLM class oxidoreductase, which translates to MSVRIRVQRVTADHENAGYRRLFDGDGLTFGTGFPLTDNRESRPPAERELELAAHAERVGFDALWARDVPLHWPRFGDAGQTFDTWPWLSQVAARTDEVALGTASVVLPLRHPLHVAKSAATLDRLSDGRLVLGVATGDRDPEFDAFGIDRDRRGERFREAITLLRTVWREDFPEIEGSWGELDGDLDLVPKPTTGTLPLLPTGHARQELDWIAEHGDGWFFYHLPQDTLESYLADWRELAGEKPYAMAVRTDLADDPTAGPEHVHQGYRAGVDWFREYFRELDELGVDHVLVSPAGEDPERDLTRFAEAVVGRV; encoded by the coding sequence ATGTCCGTCCGGATCCGAGTCCAGCGAGTGACGGCCGACCACGAGAACGCGGGCTACCGGCGGCTCTTCGACGGCGACGGGTTGACCTTCGGGACCGGCTTCCCACTCACCGACAACCGGGAGTCGCGGCCGCCCGCCGAGCGGGAACTCGAACTGGCGGCCCACGCCGAGCGCGTCGGGTTCGACGCGCTGTGGGCCCGGGACGTCCCCCTCCACTGGCCGCGGTTCGGCGACGCGGGCCAGACCTTCGACACCTGGCCGTGGCTGAGCCAGGTCGCCGCCCGCACCGACGAGGTGGCGCTGGGCACCGCGAGCGTCGTCCTCCCGCTCCGGCACCCCCTCCACGTCGCCAAGAGCGCGGCGACCCTCGACCGACTCTCCGACGGGCGGCTCGTCCTCGGCGTCGCGACCGGCGACCGCGATCCGGAGTTCGACGCCTTCGGGATCGATCGCGACCGGCGGGGTGAGCGGTTCCGCGAAGCCATTACACTCCTTCGAACCGTCTGGCGCGAGGACTTCCCCGAGATCGAGGGCTCGTGGGGCGAACTCGACGGCGACCTCGACCTCGTCCCGAAACCGACGACCGGGACGCTCCCGCTCTTGCCGACCGGGCACGCTCGGCAGGAACTCGACTGGATCGCCGAGCACGGCGACGGCTGGTTCTTCTATCACCTGCCCCAGGACACGCTCGAATCCTATCTGGCCGACTGGCGGGAACTCGCGGGCGAGAAGCCCTACGCGATGGCGGTCCGGACGGACCTGGCCGACGATCCGACGGCGGGTCCAGAGCACGTCCACCAGGGCTATCGCGCGGGCGTCGACTGGTTCCGGGAGTACTTCCGGGAGCTGGACGAACTCGGCGTGGATCACGTCCTCGTCTCGCCGGCCGGCGAGGACCCCGAGCGTGACCTCACTCGCTTCGCCGAGGCCGTCGTCGGTCGGGTGTAA
- a CDS encoding DUF7344 domain-containing protein, with the protein MATMRSAEPAAADRESLSTETIFETLSNRRRRYALHYLKRVGEPVTIRDLSEQLAAWENGVDRSQVRPKERKRLYTALHQTHLPKMDRLGVVTYDSDRGVVALTETIDQFDIYFDLVAAEDIPWSQFYFALGGVTTAIVTIAALGVRPFAGIGGFAYALLIALAFTAIGGYHTLRDGRRVVGSAAAPPETTITPPDEGERALAGDD; encoded by the coding sequence ATGGCAACAATGCGGTCGGCAGAGCCAGCAGCGGCTGACAGAGAGTCTCTGTCGACGGAGACGATCTTCGAGACGTTGAGTAACAGGCGACGGCGGTACGCCCTGCACTATCTGAAACGAGTTGGCGAGCCGGTGACGATCCGCGACCTCTCCGAACAGCTCGCGGCCTGGGAGAACGGCGTCGACCGGTCGCAGGTCCGCCCGAAAGAGCGCAAGCGGCTGTACACGGCCTTACACCAGACCCATCTCCCGAAGATGGATCGGCTGGGCGTCGTGACCTACGACAGCGACCGCGGCGTCGTGGCGCTGACGGAGACGATCGACCAGTTCGACATCTACTTCGATCTGGTGGCCGCCGAGGACATCCCGTGGAGCCAGTTCTACTTCGCGCTCGGGGGCGTGACGACCGCCATCGTCACCATCGCGGCGCTGGGCGTTCGCCCGTTCGCCGGGATCGGCGGATTCGCGTACGCACTCCTGATCGCGCTCGCGTTCACCGCCATCGGGGGATATCACACCCTGCGCGACGGTCGCCGAGTCGTCGGGTCCGCCGCCGCGCCGCCGGAAACCACGATCACACCCCCCGACGAGGGCGAGCGGGCACTCGCCGGGGACGACTGA
- a CDS encoding biotin transporter BioY, whose amino-acid sequence MSTDTGDVDLVDAAVVENIGRVALFAALMGAFAYVSFPNPFSPAPVTLQVLGVFLAGIYLGPVWGGTSIGVYLAAGAVGAPVFSNGAAGLGQLVGATAGYLWAYPIAAALVGLLVHGGIAVGDPQDASLGRLVGAMIAGTAVVYVLGIAGLMLVLGLGPVAAFTAGAAAFIPAEAFKIAAAVGIVRSDAFVAE is encoded by the coding sequence GTGAGCACCGACACGGGCGACGTGGACCTCGTGGACGCGGCGGTCGTCGAGAACATCGGCCGGGTCGCGCTGTTCGCGGCGCTCATGGGGGCGTTCGCCTACGTCAGCTTCCCGAACCCCTTCTCGCCCGCGCCGGTCACGCTGCAGGTGCTGGGCGTCTTCCTCGCCGGCATCTACCTCGGCCCGGTCTGGGGCGGCACCTCGATCGGCGTCTACCTCGCGGCCGGGGCAGTCGGCGCACCGGTGTTCAGCAACGGCGCCGCGGGCCTCGGCCAGCTCGTCGGCGCGACGGCGGGCTACCTCTGGGCGTATCCGATCGCCGCCGCCCTCGTCGGATTGCTCGTCCACGGCGGGATCGCGGTCGGCGATCCGCAGGACGCCTCACTCGGTCGCCTCGTCGGCGCGATGATAGCCGGGACGGCGGTCGTCTACGTCCTCGGGATCGCGGGGCTGATGCTCGTCCTGGGCCTGGGCCCGGTCGCGGCCTTCACGGCCGGCGCGGCGGCGTTCATCCCCGCCGAGGCGTTCAAGATCGCCGCCGCGGTCGGGATCGTCCGGAGCGACGCCTTCGTCGCCGAATGA
- a CDS encoding signal peptidase I, whose translation MSDRMGALRERAPSRRKVATVLGTLVLLAVVLPFVVFAVPQTIGADHGFVILSGSMEPDIAPGDVVVVDASRDVAVGDVITYEKAGASDGDVPVTHRVIGMQDGEYVTKGDANENADSATVAPENVLGRVVLTIPFIGHVVLWANTPTGYVGLVLVPLVLLLGSELVSWARKGDGDTGDQDAEPAPGETTESTPAGTGAEGGARSTAAAGSPEGPPSVSVAVADLKLSALASLALFAYAAWNLYTEVATVGAPSPVTVGALTAGLLGLLVTGWVTGRIWYHARTADERTQDPTDLGRADWPMPDPGADARTDTEGER comes from the coding sequence ATGAGCGACCGAATGGGGGCCCTGCGCGAGCGAGCCCCGTCACGGCGGAAGGTCGCGACGGTCCTCGGGACGCTGGTACTGCTGGCGGTGGTCCTGCCGTTCGTCGTCTTCGCCGTCCCGCAGACGATCGGCGCGGACCACGGGTTCGTCATCCTCTCCGGGAGCATGGAGCCGGACATCGCGCCCGGCGACGTGGTCGTCGTCGACGCCTCGCGCGACGTGGCCGTGGGGGACGTGATCACTTACGAGAAGGCGGGCGCGAGCGACGGCGACGTCCCGGTGACCCACCGCGTGATCGGGATGCAGGACGGCGAGTACGTCACGAAGGGCGACGCGAACGAGAACGCCGACTCGGCGACGGTCGCGCCCGAAAACGTCCTCGGACGGGTCGTCCTGACGATCCCGTTCATCGGCCACGTCGTCCTCTGGGCGAACACGCCGACGGGCTACGTCGGCCTCGTGCTGGTCCCACTGGTGCTCCTGCTCGGCAGCGAGCTCGTCTCCTGGGCCCGGAAAGGAGACGGAGACACCGGCGACCAAGACGCGGAGCCGGCACCCGGGGAGACGACCGAATCCACTCCGGCAGGAACAGGAGCGGAAGGCGGCGCGCGATCGACAGCGGCGGCCGGATCCCCAGAGGGACCGCCGTCGGTGTCGGTGGCCGTCGCGGACCTGAAGCTGAGCGCCCTCGCGTCGCTCGCGCTGTTCGCCTACGCCGCCTGGAACCTCTACACCGAAGTGGCGACGGTCGGCGCTCCCTCGCCCGTCACGGTCGGCGCGCTGACCGCCGGCCTGCTCGGCCTGCTGGTCACCGGCTGGGTGACCGGACGGATCTGGTACCACGCCAGGACCGCCGACGAGCGCACCCAGGACCCGACCGACCTCGGGCGAGCCGACTGGCCGATGCCGGATCCGGGCGCCGACGCCCGGACGGACACGGAGGGTGAGCGATGA
- a CDS encoding SipW-dependent-type signal peptide-containing protein, translated as MTDDNPKLYDVSRRKMLAGLGAIGLASAGAGLGTSAYFSDTESFSNNTLTAGTLDMSVTADVVAANQYWVDQGGLDVSVVADSEDPILGLQVDDVKPGDWAIVCFEISVGDNPGYVQVATENFTETGGANPEPEQAEEGDADNDADLGTALLTSVWQAYDDSGDRTGLSTLDPVFNNASDLLTIDYAEPDEDGVAGPDAHYTNAVEANDVLSGGYVVKDDNGDPMMVGSDAAGEDENVADTYEFCLLLELPYEVGNEIQGDGLSFDLVFETQQVRNNDSPFANGQTNTTSGN; from the coding sequence ATGACAGACGACAACCCGAAACTGTACGACGTGTCGCGACGGAAGATGCTGGCCGGGCTCGGCGCCATCGGCCTCGCCTCCGCGGGCGCGGGACTCGGTACCTCCGCGTACTTCAGCGACACCGAATCCTTCTCGAACAACACCCTCACCGCCGGGACCCTCGACATGAGCGTCACGGCCGACGTGGTGGCAGCCAACCAGTACTGGGTGGACCAGGGCGGCCTCGACGTCTCGGTCGTCGCCGACAGCGAAGATCCGATTCTCGGCCTCCAGGTCGACGACGTCAAGCCCGGCGACTGGGCGATCGTCTGCTTCGAGATCAGCGTCGGTGACAACCCCGGCTACGTGCAGGTCGCGACGGAGAACTTCACGGAGACCGGTGGCGCGAACCCCGAGCCCGAACAGGCCGAAGAGGGGGACGCCGACAACGACGCCGATCTGGGCACCGCCCTGCTGACCTCGGTCTGGCAGGCCTACGACGACAGCGGCGACCGGACCGGGCTCTCGACGCTCGACCCGGTGTTCAACAACGCCAGCGATCTGCTGACGATCGACTACGCCGAACCCGACGAGGACGGCGTGGCCGGTCCCGACGCGCACTACACGAACGCGGTCGAGGCGAACGACGTCCTCTCGGGCGGGTACGTGGTCAAGGACGACAACGGCGACCCGATGATGGTCGGCAGCGACGCCGCGGGCGAAGACGAGAACGTGGCGGACACCTACGAGTTCTGCCTCCTGCTCGAACTGCCCTACGAGGTCGGCAACGAGATCCAGGGCGACGGACTGTCCTTCGACCTGGTCTTCGAGACCCAGCAGGTCCGCAACAACGACTCACCGTTCGCGAACGGGCAGACGAACACCACCTCGGGGAACTAG
- a CDS encoding DUF7344 domain-containing protein, with protein sequence MFSHASIPESDVYYLLGNARRRATLTALWRRQAESGESWFALGGARSGRPVEAVTLRELSELIAAEEAGVAPAPRPLRQSVYNALHQTHLPKLHEFGLVEYDPDRKLVRPRPESRHLHRYMDTVNALGVTWGEYYRALGICGLFAVVASLAAIPGFGAVDPLVPATGTLAVFALSTGYQLLGRTRGRLRGLLSRLR encoded by the coding sequence ATGTTCTCGCACGCGTCGATCCCGGAATCGGACGTCTACTACCTGCTGGGCAACGCCCGCCGCCGGGCCACGCTGACGGCGCTGTGGCGGCGGCAGGCGGAGTCGGGCGAGAGCTGGTTCGCGTTGGGCGGCGCCAGATCCGGCCGGCCGGTCGAGGCGGTGACGCTGCGCGAGCTGTCGGAGCTGATCGCGGCCGAAGAGGCCGGCGTCGCGCCCGCACCCCGGCCCCTGCGCCAGAGCGTCTACAACGCGCTTCACCAGACGCACCTGCCGAAACTCCACGAGTTCGGCCTCGTCGAGTACGATCCCGACAGGAAGCTCGTCCGACCGCGGCCGGAGAGCCGCCACCTCCACCGGTACATGGACACCGTCAACGCACTCGGCGTGACCTGGGGCGAGTACTACCGCGCGCTCGGGATCTGCGGCCTCTTCGCGGTCGTCGCCTCCCTCGCGGCGATCCCCGGGTTCGGGGCGGTCGATCCGCTGGTCCCGGCGACCGGAACGCTGGCAGTGTTCGCGCTCTCGACCGGCTACCAGCTCCTGGGGCGCACGCGCGGTCGCCTGCGTGGGCTGCTGTCCAGGCTCCGCTGA
- a CDS encoding DUF7526 family protein, translating to MAERLRGEVLHVVAPSEQDEYDLDEALQTLAESRYVLVCWKGGSPSWFQRLKLVLARSTLEPVTLVADGPAEEGQIVTATVEETSLPGVYDVTELESPAPQ from the coding sequence ATGGCCGAACGGCTCCGCGGGGAGGTGCTCCACGTCGTGGCCCCGTCGGAACAGGACGAGTACGACCTCGACGAGGCCCTCCAGACGCTGGCCGAGTCGCGCTACGTGCTGGTCTGCTGGAAGGGCGGCTCGCCCTCCTGGTTCCAGCGGCTGAAGCTCGTGCTCGCCCGGTCGACGCTCGAACCCGTCACCCTGGTCGCCGACGGCCCCGCCGAGGAGGGCCAGATCGTCACCGCCACCGTCGAGGAGACGAGCCTCCCCGGCGTCTACGACGTGACCGAGCTGGAGTCCCCCGCCCCGCAGTAG
- a CDS encoding energy-coupling factor transporter transmembrane component T family protein, with protein MLRYEPGTTIAHGLDPRAKLAFQAGFAVAAFAHTTPRGLAVLSLVALAALGSAGRSPIGAAYDLRFALPILLLAPVFEGLTLGSPWFSLADARFPALASYRVFLLLLVSAAYVHATPARDSRAAIQWLVPGKPGRFLGLGVAVVFRFLPVLVDDLRRARAAVQARLGTERPLSERIRLVATAGLRRIDGRADALALAMQARCVAWNPTLPRLTLGLRDVPLILLTLALVASALL; from the coding sequence ATGCTGAGATACGAGCCGGGGACCACGATCGCGCACGGGCTGGACCCGCGCGCCAAACTCGCCTTCCAGGCGGGGTTCGCCGTGGCCGCGTTCGCCCACACCACGCCGCGCGGACTGGCGGTCCTGTCGCTGGTCGCGCTCGCGGCGCTCGGCTCGGCGGGCCGGTCCCCGATCGGGGCCGCGTACGATCTCCGGTTCGCGCTCCCGATCTTGCTTCTGGCACCTGTCTTCGAGGGGCTGACGCTCGGATCCCCGTGGTTCTCGCTCGCAGATGCCCGGTTCCCGGCGCTGGCGAGCTACCGGGTCTTCCTCCTCTTGCTCGTGAGCGCGGCGTACGTCCACGCGACGCCGGCGCGGGACTCGCGGGCGGCCATCCAGTGGCTCGTCCCCGGCAAGCCGGGTCGCTTCCTCGGCCTCGGCGTGGCCGTCGTCTTCCGGTTCCTCCCGGTGCTGGTCGACGACCTGCGACGCGCCCGCGCGGCGGTGCAGGCACGCCTCGGGACCGAGCGTCCCCTCTCGGAGCGCATTCGTCTAGTGGCGACCGCCGGCCTCCGGCGGATCGACGGCCGCGCAGACGCGCTCGCGCTGGCGATGCAGGCGCGCTGTGTCGCCTGGAACCCGACCCTTCCGAGGCTGACCCTCGGGCTCCGTGACGTGCCGCTCATCCTCCTCACCCTGGCGCTGGTCGCGTCCGCGCTGCTGTGA
- a CDS encoding vWA domain-containing protein produces MSDDNQLYDINRRKVLAGLGGIGLASAGAGLGTSAFFSDTETFQNNSLTAGTLDLKLDYKATYEGGAGRLAAIQENYPDAQDLGDGVYLLDQAPSPADMQAWEDLVQGEDFQFCSPEADEFLVNGDGIPVFTLDDVKPGDYGEVTISIHICDNPAYLRLGGEIGENAENGQNDPEIAAEGVDTDGIGELAEEIQVRVWYDEDCDNVYEPTGTGEQQELEVALVSDVSGSMGGAPLNALKTAAVDFVNNLSSPDEAAAISFNSSASVDQELTTTYGDVINAINNYTAGGQTSIAAGVAAGENELLNGTNATPGASKVMILLSDGNSSSSAAISAADAAKDAGIRIFTIALGNANTSLLQQLASSPDDAFVAPNPSDLDTVYAEIAQIVLAGEQVIAEGSMSDVFAQLSEGVLLDGNRQEEGVQPYPGVTTQCIGFEWELPFEVGNEVQSDSVAFDISVEAEQSRNNDAPFGASLSD; encoded by the coding sequence ATGAGTGACGACAACCAGCTATACGACATCAACCGGCGGAAAGTGCTCGCGGGCCTCGGCGGCATCGGCCTCGCTTCGGCGGGGGCGGGTCTCGGCACTTCCGCCTTCTTCAGCGACACGGAAACGTTCCAGAACAACTCCCTCACCGCGGGGACGCTCGACCTGAAACTGGACTACAAGGCCACCTACGAGGGCGGCGCCGGCCGACTGGCGGCCATCCAGGAGAACTACCCGGACGCCCAGGATCTGGGCGACGGCGTCTACCTGCTCGACCAGGCGCCGAGCCCGGCCGACATGCAGGCGTGGGAGGACCTGGTCCAGGGCGAGGACTTCCAGTTCTGTTCGCCCGAGGCCGACGAGTTCCTCGTCAACGGCGACGGGATCCCGGTGTTCACTCTCGACGACGTCAAGCCCGGCGACTACGGCGAGGTCACGATCAGCATCCACATCTGTGACAACCCGGCGTACCTTCGGCTGGGCGGCGAGATCGGCGAGAACGCGGAGAACGGCCAGAACGACCCCGAGATCGCGGCCGAAGGGGTAGACACCGACGGCATCGGCGAACTCGCAGAGGAGATCCAGGTCCGCGTCTGGTACGACGAGGACTGCGACAACGTCTACGAACCGACCGGCACCGGCGAGCAGCAGGAACTGGAAGTCGCGCTCGTGAGCGACGTCTCCGGGTCGATGGGCGGGGCGCCGCTGAACGCGCTGAAGACCGCCGCGGTCGACTTCGTCAACAACCTCTCGTCGCCCGACGAGGCCGCCGCGATCTCGTTCAACTCGTCGGCCTCGGTCGACCAGGAGCTGACGACGACCTACGGGGACGTGATCAACGCCATCAACAACTACACCGCGGGCGGGCAGACCTCGATCGCCGCGGGCGTCGCCGCCGGTGAGAACGAACTACTCAACGGCACGAACGCCACTCCCGGCGCGTCGAAGGTCATGATCCTGCTGAGCGACGGGAACTCGAGCAGTTCCGCGGCGATCTCGGCGGCCGACGCCGCCAAGGACGCGGGCATCCGCATCTTCACCATCGCGCTGGGCAACGCGAACACCAGCCTGCTCCAGCAGCTCGCGTCCAGCCCGGACGACGCGTTCGTCGCCCCCAACCCGTCCGACCTCGACACGGTCTACGCCGAGATCGCACAGATCGTGCTCGCTGGCGAGCAGGTCATCGCCGAGGGGAGCATGAGCGACGTCTTCGCCCAGCTGTCCGAGGGCGTCCTGCTCGACGGGAACCGCCAGGAGGAGGGCGTCCAGCCCTACCCCGGCGTGACCACCCAGTGCATCGGCTTCGAGTGGGAACTGCCCTTCGAGGTCGGCAACGAGGTCCAGTCCGACTCCGTCGCCTTCGACATTAGCGTCGAGGCCGAACAGAGCCGAAACAACGACGCGCCGTTCGGAGCGTCGCTGAGCGACTGA